One region of Monomorium pharaonis isolate MP-MQ-018 chromosome 11, ASM1337386v2, whole genome shotgun sequence genomic DNA includes:
- the LOC105836795 gene encoding histone-lysine N-methyltransferase SETMAR — translation MEANASADEYEHTIADVMYIINNIPGPGIDVADFEAEYAVGCSCVAECYNCLCTRGSVNYSNSRIVDEKLIGPVFECHARCKCRPNCGNKLVQNGPLNCLIVRDVADKGLGLFTNKLIKRGQFICEYAGEVIGLEEARRRIETNKQHNAMNYVLVVSEHADDRITVTCIDPKYFGNIGRYANHSCDPNSILIPVRVEGIVPRLCLFASRDIENGEEVTFDYAGGAIANSVQCLSDTPCLCGSNNCYRYLPHNQI, via the coding sequence ATGGAAGCTAATGCTTCTGCCGACGAATACGAACATACTATAGCGgatgttatgtatataataaataatataccaGGGCCTGGGATAGATGTAGCGGACTTTGAAGCGGAATACGCCGTAGGCTGTTCGTGCGTGGCCGAGTGTTACAATTGCTTATGTACACGTGGTTCtgttaattattctaattctcGAATTGTCGATGAGAAACTAATCGGTCCTGTATTTGAATGCCATGCTCGTTGCAAATGTAGACCGAATTGCGGAAATAAATTAGTACAAAATGGTccgttaaattgtttaattgtcAGAGATGTCGCCGACAAAGGTCTCGGTCTTTTCAcgaataagttaataaagagAGGCCAATTTATTTGCGAATACGCTGGTGAAGTAATAGGTCTAGAAGAAGCGCGACGTAGAATCGAAACTAACAAGCAACATAACGCAATGAATTATGTTCTTGTGGTATCAGAACACGCTGACGATCGTATTACTGTGACCTGTATAGATCCGAAATATTTCGGTAATATTGGACGCTACGCTAATCATAGCTGTGATCCGAATTCTATCCTTATCCCAGTCAGGGTAGAGGGAATCGTACCTCGACTATGCTTGTTTGCATCTAGAGATATAGAAAATGGGGAGGAAGTGACTTTTGACTATGCTGGTGGTGCGATAGCTAATTCCGTCCAGTGTCTCAGTGATACTCCCTGTCTTTGTGGTTCTAACAATTGTTATCGT
- the LOC105836788 gene encoding TAF5-like RNA polymerase II p300/CBP-associated factor-associated factor 65 kDa subunit 5L gives MRFLLRCNIFLFAFFLSPSTQRSSRGGVVCVPRDPYCHARSFVCEFWFWAAPFARIHRRRRASMKMKRMKSEVINATIESYLKRRHYQANDVYRRGDQLFCQNSDQTTLNATAECGTSQENSIVFSAITIDITAADQAYQRLKKWMNNILNEKIRVELQGLLYPIFCHLYLEMLYTGNQQAAAQFLKTHQNEFVSDTEQNFLQLLSSVYSVQEIDLKEYVKVFRSRKYKVDLSESAHICLKQYLTKYGHIILMQIINTHITIIRKEDSPQMDGEVPEEKSQRYEASINGHVEQPSGTGVDREMRELQEAIRLIQNNAHQPLRLFTVKNAIENASCSLIAPKMDKLAVGFSTAEIRLWGIGETVLVKMKDKQTYVPSACDIPLHKYNEQESTVRSEAGAIILRGHTDVIHDLRFIPEVDILLSVSSDKDMRAWRLNNYSCVAIYSGHSYPIWCMDTSVFNLYIATGSHDRTAKLWSLDRTFPLRIFAGHFLDVNCIKFHPNARYIATGSADKTIRLWSKDDGNLLRVYVGAQSTIYTLAFSPDGKYLAAAGDDKSISIWDLASNGLLTELKGHKDTVMNVDWSLDGQYIASASLDGIVRLWPTQDFIKTLNGGSSSTMSQTEAPQIYQTYCSSILSLNYYKKNNSLICIGTK, from the exons ATGCGATTTCTTCTTCGGTGCAACATCTTTCTTTTTGCTTTCTTCCTTTCCCCCTCCACCCAGAGGAGTTCCAGAGGCGGGGTGGTTTGCGTGCCCCGCGATCCGTACTGTCACGCACGTAGCTTCGTTTGCGAATTTTGGTTTTGGGCGGCACCGTTCGCGAGGATTCATCGTCGCCGCCGGGCCTCGATGAAGATGAAACGGATGAAAAGCGAAGTAATCAATGCGACGATCGAGTCTTATTTGAAACGGCGTCATTACCAG GCTAACGACGTTTACCGCAGGGGCGATCAGTTGTTCTGTCAGAACAGTGACCAGACGACGTTGAACGCGACCGCTGAGTGCGGCACTTCGCAGGAGAATTCGATCGTTTTCAGTGCAATCACCATTGATATTACCGCGGCGGATCAGGCTTATCAGCG ATTAAAGAAATGGATGAACAACATACTCAACGAAAAGATAAGGGTAGAATTGCAGGGACTTCTATATCCAATATTTTGTCATCTGTATTTAGAGATGCTGTACACTGGAAATCAACAGGCTGCAGCCCAATTCTTAAAAACACATCAGAATGAATTTGTCAGTGATACGGAGCAAAACTTCTTGCAGTTATTAAGTAGTGTATATTCAGTGCAAGAGATTGATTTGAAAGAGTATGTAAAGGTGTTCAGATccagaaaatataaagtagATCTGTCCGAGTCTGCTCATATTTGCCTGAAACAATATCTTACCAAGTACggacatataatattaatgcag attataaatacacacatcACAATAATTAGAAAAGAAGACAGTCCTCAAATGGATGGAGAAGTACCTGAAGAGAAAAGTCAGAGATATGAAGCAAGTATTAATGGTCATGTGGAACAACCATCTGGCACAGGTGTGGATCGTGAAATGAGAGAGTTGCAGGAAGCTATACGATTGATACAAAACAATGCTCATCAACCATTAAGATTATTTACAGTGAAAAATGCTATTGAaaa TGCGAGTTGCAGTCTTATTGCTCCTAAAATGGATAAATTAGCTGTAGGTTTTAGTACAGCCGAAATACGCTTGTGGGGTATAGGTGAAACAGTGTTGGTTAAGATGAAAGATAAGCAAACATATGTTCCATCTGCCTGTGATATACCACTTCATAAATACAACGAGCAAGAAAGCACAGT taGGAGCGAAGCAGGGGCAATAATATTAAGAGGACACACGGATGTAATACATGATTTAAGATTTATTCCAGAAGTAGACATTCTTCTTTCTGTATCAAGCGATAAGGATATGAGAGCATGGAGACTCAACAATTATTCGTGTGTAGCAATATATAG CGGTCACAGCTATCCCATATGGTGCATGGATACCAgtgtgtttaatttatatatcgcCACAGGCTCACATGACAGAACGGCAAAATTATGGTCATTGGATAGGACGTTTCCCTTAAGAATATTCGCTGGTCATTTTTTAGATGTCAAT tgCATAAAATTTCATCCAAATGCGAGATACATAGCGACAGGATCTGCTGACAAGACAATAAGATTATGGTCGAAAGACGATGGAAATTTATTGCGAGTATATGTTGGAGCGCAATCGACCATTTATACTTTAGCTTTTAGTCCAGATGGCAAATATCTAGCTGCTGCAg GTGACGATAAGTCTATATCCATATGGGATTTAGCATCCAATGGTTTATTGACTGAACTGAAAGGCCATAAGGATACAGTCATGAACGTAGATTGGAGTTTGGATGGGCAATACATTGCCAGTGCAAGTCTAGACGGAATCGTACGATTGTGGCCTACTCAAGATTTCATCAAAACATTGAATGG agGATCGTCAAGTACTATGTCGCAGACAGAGGCGCCACAAATTTATCAGACATATTGCTCAAGCATTCTCTCATTGaattattacaagaaaaataattcgttAATTTGCATCGGCActaaataa
- the LOC105836794 gene encoding traB domain-containing protein yields MASNKADHVSGDQWESDLLLSTENKHYSIIDEKGDHSTNKLNSQDIMKKMIAKESEYSIAKLDSQSVTRTLSSTMSTEDNYDDSKIKSIEFSDSEVIFIDEDSNIQNKGCSIGDSISELPKIREYDSTIDERLPETVTLLTTPDGGKLYLVGTAHFSIESQNDVSKVIQAVQPHIVVVELCRARVGILQLDEETMFNYAKNIDYKTIMDIIKREGVYDGLLHILLLRMAAHVTKQLGMPPGGEFRRAFKEAKKVPNCIVHLADRPINITMQRTLRSLSWWQTIKLGWHLVVMKDPITQDDIEFCKQRSILDEMIAAMKEKFPVLEEVFVKERDIYLTNSLQIACQPHCTFNHVFEPARVVGIVGLGHTSGIIANWGKIKPTDIPPIMRIPPPSLSGKILKLTIKISILGATFYIGYKVMTVSVATLKFFKSSVEGLFQIDAAR; encoded by the exons ATGGCATCTAATAAGGCTGATCACGTCAGTGGTGATCAATGGGAGAGCGATCTGTTATTGTCCACAGAAAACAAACACTACAGCATAATTGACGAAAAGGGTGATCATAGTACGAATAAATTGAACTCACaagatataatgaaaaaaatgattgcCAAGGAATCCGAGTACAGTATAGCAAAATTAGATTCTCAATCAGTGACACGCACCTTGTCATCGACAATGAGCACAGAGGACAATTATGACGACAGCAAGATAAAAAGCATCGAATTCTCTGATAGTgaagttatttttatcgacgaag ATTCCAATATCCAGAATAAGGGATGTAGTATTGGCGACTCAATAAGTGAACTACCAAAAATAAGGGAGTATGATTCTACCATTGATGAGAGATTGCCGGAAACTGTGACTTTGTTGACCACGCCGGATGGAGGAAAGTTGTACCTAGTAGGAACGGCGCATTTTAGTATTGAAAGTCAAAATGATGTGTCAAAG GTCATACAAGCTGTACAACCTCATATAGTTGTTGTTGAACTATGCAGAGCCAGAGTTGGTATACTTCAGCTTGACGAGGAAACTATGTTTAATTACgctaaaaatatagattaca aaaccattatggatattataaaaagggaAGGAGTATATGATGgtttattacacattttattgcTAAGAATGGCAGCACATGTCACCAAGCAACTTGGTATGCCACCCGGTGGGGAATTCCGGAGGGCATTCAAAGAG gCAAAAAAAGTGCCAAATTGTATTGTTCATTTGGCCGATCGACCAATTAACATAACGATGCAACGTACGTTACGATCATTATCCTGGTGGCAGACCATAAAACTAGGGTGGCATCTGGTAGTAATGAAAGATCCTATTACGCAAGACGACatcgaattttgtaaacaacGATCGATATTGGACGAAATGATCGCTGCCATGAAAGAGAAATTCCCAGTGTTGGAAGAAGTGTTTGTGAAGGAGCGAGATATCTACTTGACGAATTCTTTGCAGATAGCCTGTCAACCTCATTGTACCTTTAATCATGTTTTCGAACCGGCGCGAGTCGTAGGAATCGTTGGTTTAGGGCACACATCTGGCATTATTGCAAATTGGGGTAAAATTAAGCCTACTGATATACCACCTATCATGAG AATACCACCACCATCGTTGTCAGGTAAAATCTTAAAGTTGACCATTAAGATATCTATACTTGGTGCTACATTTTACATAGGCTATAAAGTTATGACGGTATCCGTTGctacgttaaaattttttaagtcatCGGTTGAGGGACTTTTTCAAATTGATGCCGCACGGTAG